Proteins co-encoded in one Candida albicans SC5314 chromosome 3, complete sequence genomic window:
- a CDS encoding uncharacterized protein (Ortholog(s) have protein binding, bridging activity, role in septin ring assembly and cellular bud neck septin ring localization), with protein MPETEVINNSTTNNLDENNASSSITPENKITNPTDSSIIEDSNNNNNNNTSKLSLPSPSISSISSLDSNNSTEKLINSLANSSLNETKTNEKVSEDSTNKSTLIITQLDPETLSESEKRQLQRQNRIPQSFHSKTKFYDELSQASVDVVPTTTQESVAVSVQRPPEQKPIDGSEPGTTESNTFIALPKKIKKFTVRKISNPEAITSPTSSPNPSKEPLRQPKFSPTNTKFNVTPHVSPIVSYSENKSQGQSQSRKSSVNSNGDSQKHKHQQELHKLRKIEEKYDQYELRIEKIDKEIAYLKKLLPPYNVQIDYNTRVKINKAIEKLSMKKDEIDKKKYDLGITISRLWRNLGDGKEIWVRKFD; from the coding sequence ATGCCAGAGACTGAAGTTATAAACAATTCTACCACAAATAACCTTGATGAAAACAACGCCAGCTCAAGTATAACTccagaaaataaaattacaAATCCAACGGACTCTTCAATAATTGAGgattctaataataataacaacaacaacacaagtaaattatcattaccaTCGCCTTcgatttcttcaatttcctCTCTTGACAGTAACAATTCCACGGAAAAACTTATAAACAGTCTAGCCAATAGCAGTTTAAATGAAACCAAGACCAACGAAAAAGTCAGTGAAGATTCAACTAACAAGTCAACATTGATTATCACACAATTAGATCCTGAAACATTAAGTGAATCCGAGAAGAGACAGTTACAAAGACAAAACAGAATACCCCAGTCATTTCACTCCAAAACCAAGTTTTATGATGAGTTATCACAAGCTTCAGTGGATGTGGTGCCAACCACTACACAAGAATCAGTTGCAGTATCCGTGCAACGACCACCAGAACAAAAACCAATAGATGGGTCAGAACCAGGAACAACAGAGAGTAATACCTTCATAGCATTaccaaagaaaatcaaaaaattcactGTGCGTAAAATATCGAACCCCGAAGCAATAACTTCTCCAACTTCATCACCTAATCCAAGCAAAGAGCCACTAAGACAACCAAAGTTTTCACCAACAAATACGAAATTTAATGTTACTCCTCATGTATCTCCTATAGTTTCCTACCTGGAGAATAAATCCCAAGGTCAATCACAATCAAGGAAAAGTAGTGTTAATAGTAATGGTGATAGCCAAAAACATAAACACCAACAAGAATTGCATAAGTTGCGAAAAATTGAAGAGAAATACGATCAATATGAACTTcgaattgaaaaaattgataaggAAATTgcttatttgaaaaaattactaCCACCTTATAATgttcaaattgattataatacTAGAgttaaaatcaataaagcaattgaaaaattgagtatgaaaaaagatgaaattgacaagaaaaaatatgatttgGGGATTACGATAAGTCGATTATGGAGAAATTTGGGAGATGGGAAAGAAATCTGGGTTCggaaatttgattaa
- a CDS encoding uncharacterized protein (Ortholog(s) have role in mitochondrial genome maintenance, plasmid maintenance and cytosol, mitochondrion localization) → MSEIITLSYGSICNNTVTHLYNTQESLISYTPSSKPNHDLQVFLTRFKSTSVSYSPRALIYDLRNGLGALNKYEYHETLPVDLNFSLLSTNTTAPAGAETGAGSSLESGYNLKKSRVEKNEYQQKLDQGVTDGSSLNVNNTKYWTDYNKLIYNPKSLTTVNNFVHNENNHESGYHYNFNSLKYDSFNIGQEEFKACNNGNGGYGYDDNDNNKSIENFRYFLEKTDRLQGLQLLTNLNDAWGGFTSEMLIDLIDEFFNNTSSDKQNLWIYGIMNSTKLSEKTQSIRTKLSFIKTLIELTKQSSLIFPMNLNNSKDESWHNNYSMLTDKYNSGSNWHQSSLYATFINSIWGLNNQLKNQISMTHLQNDIVKLNPNQKIINQIKIKQEKSGNGDKQNQLFGSDLNQFNLKDIVNLKDLSNLGKSSDTSATQREINLGISKNASTNTGNDAYHNFVQNRISSSTSQNEKMMKDKEQEQNGIINNYLNPYIDNIFQVETFPVDILKSSSNAINISTEFNVNDGLKSYLKPYIKLVSNIRNQHREYLDIIEDKEELLEDLNNISQEYSYGYESDDEDYE, encoded by the coding sequence ATGAGTGAGATAATCACATTATCGTATGGACTGATTTGTAATAATACAGTCACTCACTTGTATAACACCCAAGAATCGTTGATATCTTATACACCATCTTCAAAACCCAATCATGATTTACAAGTATTTCTAACTAGATTCAAATCTACATCAGTTAGTTATTCACCAAGAGCATTAATTTATGATTTAAGAAATGGATTAGGGGCATTGAATAAATATGAGTATCATGAAACATTACCTGTTGATTTGAACTTTTCACTATTATCGACAAACACAACGGCACCTGCGGGAGCAGAAACAGGAGCAGGCAGTTCTTTAGAATCGGGGTAtaacttgaaaaaatcaagggttgaaaaaaatgaatatcAACAGAAATTGGATCAGGGGGTTACTGATGGCTCGTCATTAAATGTTAACAATACCAAATATTGGACTGATTACAATAAACTAATATATAATCCCAAATCATTAACCACAgtcaataattttgttCACAATGAAAATAACCATGAGTCGGGATATcattataattttaataGTTTGAAATACGACTCGTTCAATATTGGACAAGAGGAATTTAAGGCATGTAACAATGGAAATGGTGGTTATGGTTATGacgataatgataataataaatcgATAGAGAATTTCCGATattttttagaaaaaaCTGATAGATTACAAGGATTACAATTGTTAACCAATCTTAATGATGCATGGGGAGGGTTTACTAGTGAGATGCTAATagatttgattgatgaatttttcaacaatacaAGTAGTgacaaacaaaatttatGGATTTATGGAATAATGAACAGTACAAAACTATCAGAAAAGACACAGTCAATCAGAACAAAATTATCGTTTATTAAAacattgattgaattgacTAAACAACTGAGCTTGATTTTCCCaatgaatttaaataattcaaaagaTGAAAGTTGGCACAATAATTACTCCATGTTGACCgataaatataattcagGTTCAAATTGGCACCAATCTAGTTTATATGCTACATTTATTAATTCGATATGGGGATTGAATAATCAACTCAAGAATCAAATCAGCATGACTCATTTACAAAATGATATCGTGAAACTCAATCctaatcaaaaaataattaatcaaattaaaataaaacaagaGAAAAGTGGTAATGGTgacaaacaaaatcaattatttggttcagatttaaatcaatttaactTGAAGGACATAGTTAATTTGAAAGACCTTAGCAATCTTGGGAAAAGCTCTGACACAAGTGCTACTCAAAGAGAAATAAACTTAGGAATATCAAAGAATGCAAGTACTAATACTGGTAATGATGCCTATCATaattttgttcaaaatagaatatcttcttcaacttcacaaaatgaaaaaatgatgaaagaCAAAGAGCAAGAACAAAATGGGATTATTAACAACTATCTAAACCCTTATATTGACAATATATTTCAAGTGGAAACTTTCCCTGTTGATATTTTAAAGTCATCGTCAAATGCTATTAATATATCGACTGAGTTTAATGTTAATGATGGATTGAAATCTTACTTGAAACCATATATAAAACTAGTGTCAAATATTAGAAATCAACATCGTGAATATCTAGATATCATTGAagataaagaagaattgttggaagatttgaataatataaGTCAAGAATATTCTTATGGTTACGAAtcagatgatgaagattatGAGTGA
- the JEN1 gene encoding Jen1p (Lactate transporter; induced by lactic acid, activated by Cat8; alkaline repressed by Rim101; localizes to plasma membrane; Spider biofilm induced), producing the protein MEEKARADHISITNSNELNYDDYSNSYKNQPELDDELFNEKPDLSLSSISRYFATRLTTLLDLPLYHTHKKWYEVINPIPGLKSMSKSDWNFYCLGFFAWALDAMDFFCVSVAAPEIANTLNISVTDVTWGVTLVLMLRSVGAVIFGIASDYFGRKWTYISIVTLFVVVEVGTGFVQTYQQFLGVRAIFGILMGAMYPIAMVTALEGQPIAARSVLSGLFLPGYCFGYIMAMVWYRAFAGTYKEGEGWRSLIWFSGGLSLILIVWRLFTPESPDYIKMKIKKEKFNQQQRLKEQEQNGGVAVKEKKFWQKIDKSILVTFKTEWLIFSYLVLLYAGWNFTTHGSQDLYVTMITKQYHVGLDKKTVIIVVSNIGGIIGGIIMGQASELLGRRLTVVISIVCAGAFLYPSFFNPDRNWPAYIFLNAFVFGSFSVGPAYLLELVNSTHRTLLSGVAYQLGNLVSSASATIEAKIGERFPLKDQPGMFDYGKVMCIFCGAIFAYMIFIIFLGPERFHRDLQIHDTDEIEELQQDSSSNNESVKERV; encoded by the coding sequence aTGGAGGAAAAAGCAAGAGCTGATCATATTTCAATTACTAATTCTAATGAATTAAACTATGATGATTATAGCAACTCCTATAAAAATCAACCAGAATTAGACgatgaattatttaatgaaaaaccAGACCtttcattatcttcaatCTCTAGATATTTTGCCACTAGATTAACCACATTATTAGATTTACCATTATATCATACCCATAAAAAATGGTATGAAGTGATCAATCCTATACCAGgattaaaatcaatgagTAAATCTGATTGgaatttttattgtttagGGTTTTTTGCTTGGGCATTAGATGCTatggattttttttgtgtttcGGTGGCTGCACCAGAGATTGCCAATACATTAAATATTAGTGTTACTGATGTTACTTGGGGTGTTACATTAGTGTTGATGTTAAGATCTGTTGGAGCAGTTATATTTGGTATTGCATCAGATTATTTTGGTCGTAAATGGACGTATATTTCTATTGTTActttatttgttgttgttgaagttgGTACTGGGTTTGTTCAAacttatcaacaatttttagGGGTAAGAGCAATATTTGGAATATTGATGGGGGCAATGTACCCCATTGCCATGGTTACAGCATTAGAAGGTCAACCAATTGCCGCAAGATCAGTGTTGCTGGGATTGTTTTTACCAGGGTATTGTTTTGGATATATTATGGCTATGGTTTGGTATCGAGCATTTGCTGGCACTTATAAAGAAGGTGAAGGTTGGAGATCTTTAATTTGGTTTTCTGGTGGGTtatcattgattttaattgtttggAGATTGTTTACTCCTGAATCTCCAGATTATattaaaatgaaaattaaaaaggaaaaattcaatcaacaacaaagacttaaagaacaagaacaaaatgGTGGTGTCGCCGTCAaggagaaaaaattttggcAAAAAATCgataaatcaattcttgttaCTTTCAAAACCGAATGGTTGATTTTCTCATATTTGGTATTACTTTATGCTGGTTGGAATTTCACTACCCATGGATCTCAAGATTTGTATGTAACTATGATTACAAAACAATACCATGTGGGGCTTGATAAGAAAACTGTTATCATTGTTGTATCCAATATTGGTGGTATTATTGGTGGTATTATCATGGGTCAAGCATCAGAGTTATTGGGTCGTCGATTAACCGTTGTGATTAGTATTGTTTGCGCCGGTGCATTCTTATATCCATCATTTTTCAACCCAGACAGAAACTGGCCTGCTTATATCTTTTTAAATGCATTTGTATTTGGATCATTTAGTGTTGGTCCAGCATATCTTTTAGAATTGGTTAATTCTACTCATAGAACTTTATTGTCCGGTGTTGCTTATCAATTGGGTAATTTAGTGAGTTCAGCTAGTGCCACCATTGAAGCAAAAATCGGGGAAAGATTCCCACTTAAAGACCAACCAGGAATGTTTGATTATGGTAAAGTCATGTGTATTTTTTGTGGGGCAATTTTCGCTTATATgatctttattattttcttagGACCAGAAAGGTTCCATAGAGATTTGCAAATTCATGACACAGACGAAATCGAAGAGTTACAACAAGATAGCTCTAGTAATAACGAGAGTGTTAAAGAAAGAGTTTAA
- the LYS9 gene encoding saccharopine dehydrogenase (NADP+, L-glutamate-forming) (Saccharopine dehydrogenase; lysine biosynthesis; soluble protein in hyphae; amphotericin B repressed; Gcn4-regulated; colony morphology-related gene regulation by Ssn6; protein present in exponential and stationary growth phase yeast), with translation MVKKVLLLGSGFVAKPTVDILSEQPDIEVTVACRTLSKAKELAGDKAQAISLDVTDAAQLDEQVAKHDLVISLIPYTFHVNVVKSAIKNKKNVVTTSYINPQLKALEKEIEEAGITVMNEIGLDPGIDHLYAVKTIEEVHKAGGKIVSFLSYCGGLPAPENSDNPLGYKFSWSSRGVLLALRNQAKYWLDGKVIDISSEDLMASAKPYFIYPGYALVCYPNRDSTTYKELYNIPEAQTVIRGTLRFQGFPEFIKVFVDLGFLKDEPMEIFSKPGPWNKALAELVGAKSSSEQDIIDKINQLTKFKSPEDQERILAGFRWLGLFSENQITPRGNPLDTLCATLEELMQYEKGERDLVILQHKFGIEWANGTKETRTSTLVDYGDPNGYSSMAKLVGVPCAVATKQILSGELSKKGLLAPMSSDINDSIMKELKDKYDIYLVEKTI, from the coding sequence ATGGTTAAGAAAGTTCTTTTGTTAGGATCTGGTTTTGTTGCTAAACCAACCGTTGATATTTTATCTGAACAACCAGACATTGAAGTCACTGTTGCTTGCAGAACCTTATCTAAAGCTAAAGAATTAGCTGGTGATAAAGCACAGGCCATTTCTCTTGATGTCACTGATGCTGCTCAATTAGATGAACAAGTAGCTAAACATGATTTGGtcatttcattaattcCATACACTTTCCATGTCAATGTGGTTAAATCAGCTATtaagaacaaaaagaatGTTGTCACAACTTCGTATATTAACCCTCAATTGAAAGCattggaaaaagaaattgaagaagctGGTATCACTGTTATGAACGAAATTGGTTTAGATCCAGGTATTGATCATTTGTATGCTGTTAAAACTATTGAAGAAGTTCATAAAGCTGGCGGTAAAATCGTATCATTCTTATCATATTGTGGTGGATTACCAGCCCCAGAAAATTCCGATAATCCATTAGGTTATAAATTTTCTTGGAGTTCAAGAGGGGTTTTATTAGCTTTAAGAAACCAAGCCAAATATTGGCTCGATGGTAAAGTCATTGATATTTCTAGTGAAGATTTGATGGCTAGTGCTAAACcatatttcatttatcCAGGTTATGCTTTGGTTTGTTATCCAAACAGAGATTCTACTACTTATAAAGAATTGTACAATATTCCAGAAGCTCAAACCGTTATTAGAGGTACTTTGAGATTCCAAGGTTTCCCAGAATTCATTAAAGTGTTTGTTGACCTTGGATTTTTGAAAGATGAACCAATGGAAATTTTCTCTAAACCAGGTCCATGGAACAAAGCTTTAGCTGAATTGGTTGGAGCTAAATCAAGCTCTGAACAagatataattgataaaattaaccaattgactaaattcaaatctcCAGAAGACCAAGAAAGGATTTTGGCTGGTTTCAGATGGTTAGGATTATTTTctgaaaatcaaattactCCAAGAGGTAATCCATTAGATACTTTATGTGCCACTTTGGAAGAATTGATGCAATATGAAAAAGGTGAACGTGATTTAGTCATTTTACAACATAAATTCGGTATTGAATGGGCTAATGGTACCAAAGAAACTAGAACTTCTACTTTGGTCGATTATGGTGATCCAAATGGTTATTCTTCAATGGCTAAATTGGTTGGTGTTCCTTGTGCTGTTGCCACTAAACAAATCTTGAGTGGTGAATTATCCAAAAAAGGTTTGTTGGCTCCAATGAGTTCCGACATTAACGATTCTATTatgaaagaattgaaagataAATACGATATTTATTTGGTTGAAAAAACTATTTAA
- the OPI3 gene encoding bifunctional phosphatidyl-N-methylethanolamine N-methyltransferase/phosphatidyl-N-dimethylethanolamine N-methyltransferase (Phosphatidylethanolamine N-methyltransferase; phosphatidylcholine biosynthesis; downregulation correlates with clinical development of fluconazole resistance; amphotericin B, caspofungin repressed; Hap43-induced; Spider biofilm repressed), producing the protein MSSIAQELSTLPSDLIYLAQNFPQYIDLKGKLFGNDIIQNQLIYSIICISFNPIFWNIVARLEYKTHFLTKICFNSAKLGCYVLAITIFSLGIYRDHVYYQALETQPTYQPLIDSIIIKSLAIALFAFGNVLVISSMYALGVTGTYLGDYFGILMDHRVTGFPFNINDNPMYNGSSLCFLATALWYGKPAGIAVAIYVFVMYKIALLFEEPFTAKIYANRIDKLD; encoded by the coding sequence ATGTCATCAATTGCTCAAGAATTGTCAACATTACCAAGTGATTTAATATACTTGGCACAAAATTTCCCACAATACATTGATTTAAAAGGAAAATTATTTGGAAATGATatcattcaaaatcaattgatttattccattatttgtatttctttcaatccaattttttggaatattGTTGCTCGATTAGAATACAAAACCCATTTTTTAAccaaaatttgttttaattcaGCTAAATTGGGTTGTTATGTATTAGCAAtcacaattttttcattaggAATTTATCGTGATCATGTTTATTATCAAGCATTAGAAACTCAACCTACTTATCAACCATTAATTGATTCTATtataattaaatcattagcCATTGCATTGTTTGCCTTTGGTAATGTTCTTGTTATTTCTTCAATGTATGCCTTGGGTGTGACTGGTACTTATTTGGGTGATTATTTTGGTATTTTGATGGATCACCGTGTCACGGGATTCCCATTcaatattaatgataacCCAATGTATAATGGTAGTAGTTTATGTTTTTTGGCAACAGCATTATGGTATGGGAAACCAGCAGGGATTGCCGTTGCAATTTATGTGTTTGTTATGTATAAAATCGCATTATTGTTTGAAGAACCTTTTACTGCTAAAATTTATGCTAATAGAATAGATAAATTAGATTAA